One Erythrobacter aureus DNA segment encodes these proteins:
- a CDS encoding UDP-N-acetylmuramoyl-tripeptide--D-alanyl-D-alanine ligase, which produces MSAAILRHPAYVEWPADPRDRLPLTLWDAKSIAEAVGGTASHDFQVAGVEMDSRDVVNGDLFVALKGEAMDGHRFLDKAFANGAAGAIVDRPVEWPHILVEDTSKALEALARAARSRAEATIIGVTGSVGKTGVKEAIFASLERASRGAAHRSTRSYNNHVGVPLSLARMPARSRFGVFEMGMNHAGEIEGLTTQVRPHVAVITTIAPAHIENLGSMEAIADAKAEIFAGLEPGGVAVIPADTPHYEQLKLAALRVGARVVSFGRARFADMRLLDAIPSANGGSLVTCEFPEGRLCYTVAEPGDHWVVNSLAVMAAVRAAGGDLAAAGLALAEMGGLKGRGARHGIDAPGGKALLIDESYNANPASMRATLAQLAQTPSTRRITVLGAMKELGDFAPRFHAALAEPIIEADVDYALLVGDEMRVLARELGKPQNTALGKPLAYAHCDSADEAIELLEDFGVVAGDAILVKGSNSVGLGRLVDHFTRVG; this is translated from the coding sequence ATGAGCGCGGCGATTCTGCGCCACCCGGCCTATGTCGAATGGCCCGCCGATCCGCGCGACCGGCTGCCGCTGACGCTGTGGGATGCGAAGAGCATCGCCGAGGCAGTCGGCGGCACTGCAAGTCATGATTTTCAGGTCGCCGGTGTCGAAATGGATAGCCGCGACGTGGTCAATGGCGATCTGTTCGTCGCGCTCAAGGGCGAGGCGATGGATGGCCATCGCTTTCTCGACAAGGCTTTCGCCAATGGCGCTGCCGGGGCGATCGTCGACCGCCCGGTCGAATGGCCGCACATACTCGTCGAAGACACCAGCAAGGCACTCGAGGCGCTGGCGCGCGCGGCCCGCAGCCGCGCCGAAGCGACAATCATCGGCGTGACCGGATCGGTGGGCAAAACCGGCGTCAAGGAAGCGATTTTCGCCAGCCTCGAACGCGCCAGCCGCGGTGCGGCGCACCGTTCGACCCGCAGCTACAACAACCATGTCGGTGTGCCGCTGAGCCTGGCCCGCATGCCCGCGCGCAGCCGCTTCGGCGTCTTCGAGATGGGTATGAATCATGCGGGCGAGATCGAGGGCCTCACGACGCAAGTGCGCCCGCATGTCGCGGTCATCACCACCATCGCCCCGGCGCATATCGAGAACCTCGGCAGCATGGAGGCGATCGCCGACGCCAAGGCGGAAATCTTCGCCGGGCTGGAGCCGGGTGGCGTTGCCGTGATCCCCGCCGATACCCCTCACTACGAACAGCTCAAGCTCGCGGCTCTGCGGGTGGGGGCGCGGGTCGTCAGCTTCGGCAGGGCGCGCTTTGCCGACATGCGCCTGCTCGACGCGATTCCCAGCGCCAATGGCGGCAGCCTCGTGACCTGCGAATTCCCCGAAGGACGGCTGTGCTACACCGTTGCCGAACCCGGCGATCACTGGGTGGTGAACTCGCTGGCGGTCATGGCGGCGGTGCGCGCGGCGGGCGGCGATCTGGCGGCGGCCGGTCTCGCACTTGCCGAAATGGGCGGCCTCAAGGGGCGCGGCGCGCGCCATGGCATCGACGCTCCCGGCGGAAAGGCGCTGTTAATCGACGAAAGTTACAATGCCAATCCCGCCAGCATGCGCGCCACGCTTGCGCAACTGGCCCAAACGCCTTCGACCCGGCGCATTACCGTTCTCGGAGCGATGAAGGAACTGGGCGATTTCGCTCCCAGGTTCCACGCCGCCCTGGCCGAGCCGATCATCGAAGCCGATGTCGATTACGCGTTGCTGGTTGGCGACGAGATGCGTGTGCTCGCGCGGGAATTGGGGAAACCGCAGAACACCGCGCTTGGCAAGCCGCTTGCCTACGCGCATTGCGATAGTGCCGACGAGGCGATCGAGCTGCTCGAGGACTTCGGTGTCGTCGCGGGCGATGCCATTCTGGTCAAGGGCTCCAACTCGGTCGGCCTTGGTCGGCTCGTGGATCATTTCACCCGCGTCGGCTGA
- the mraY gene encoding phospho-N-acetylmuramoyl-pentapeptide-transferase yields MLYLLAEWLNFEGIFNLVRYQTFRAGATLMTALVIGLVIGPRFIDMLRVRQGKGQPIREDGPQSHLAKRGTPTMGGLMILISLSLSVLVWMDLRNPFIWACLAVTLGFGLIGFLDDYDKVSKASHKGVSARVRLLLEFAVAGVAAYITVSQINTFVYVPFVNDFGVELGAFYYVFAAVVIVGAGNAVNLTDGLDGLATMPVIIAAGTFALIAYLVGRVDYSEYLGIPHVAGAGELAIFCAAIMGAGLAFLWFNAPPAAVFMGDTGSLALGGALGAIAVATHHEIVLAIVGGLFVFEALSVIIQVFWFKRTGKRVFRMAPIHHHFEQLGWSESKVVIRFWIVSIVLALMGLATLKLR; encoded by the coding sequence TTGCTTTATCTCCTCGCCGAATGGTTGAATTTCGAAGGCATCTTCAACCTCGTGCGCTATCAGACCTTCCGCGCCGGGGCGACGCTGATGACCGCGCTGGTGATCGGCCTGGTGATCGGCCCACGTTTCATCGACATGTTGCGTGTCCGGCAGGGCAAGGGGCAGCCGATCCGCGAAGACGGCCCGCAGAGCCATCTTGCCAAGCGCGGCACGCCGACCATGGGCGGGCTGATGATCCTCATCAGCCTGTCGCTGTCGGTCCTGGTATGGATGGATTTGCGCAACCCGTTCATCTGGGCGTGTCTCGCGGTCACGCTGGGGTTCGGCCTGATCGGCTTCCTCGACGATTACGACAAGGTTTCAAAGGCCAGCCACAAGGGCGTTTCCGCGCGTGTGCGGTTGCTGCTGGAATTCGCGGTGGCGGGCGTGGCCGCCTATATCACGGTCAGCCAGATCAACACTTTCGTCTATGTTCCCTTCGTCAATGATTTCGGCGTCGAGCTGGGCGCGTTCTACTATGTCTTCGCTGCCGTTGTGATCGTCGGGGCGGGCAATGCAGTGAATCTGACCGACGGGCTCGACGGGCTGGCAACCATGCCGGTAATCATCGCGGCCGGTACTTTCGCGCTGATCGCCTATCTCGTCGGCCGCGTGGACTATTCCGAATATCTCGGCATCCCGCATGTCGCGGGCGCGGGCGAACTGGCGATCTTCTGTGCCGCGATCATGGGCGCGGGGCTCGCCTTCCTGTGGTTCAACGCGCCGCCCGCCGCCGTCTTCATGGGCGACACGGGCAGTCTCGCATTGGGCGGTGCGCTCGGCGCGATTGCGGTGGCGACGCATCACGAGATCGTCCTGGCCATCGTCGGCGGCCTGTTCGTGTTCGAGGCGCTCAGCGTCATCATCCAGGTGTTCTGGTTCAAGCGCACCGGCAAGCGGGTGTTTCGCATGGCCCCGATCCACCACCATTTCGAACAGCTCGGCTGGTCGGAGAGCAAGGTCGTGATCCGCTTCTGGATCGTGTCGATCGTGCTCGCACTCATGGGGCTCGCGACGCTCAAGCTACGATGA